A single region of the Prevotella sp. HUN102 genome encodes:
- a CDS encoding HAD family hydrolase, whose translation MLNIRLLAFDADDTLWDCQSYFESVEKEYCKILAPFASEEEVSKALFAVETANMPSLGYGCKAFVLSLIENAVEVSGGKISSHDIARILDLGKTLLELPGSPLPGVERTLAELKAGNAFKMVVFTKGELLDQENKLERSGLKRYFDDVVIVSDKTPDAYQRLCSRFGVDMHEFMMVGNSFRSDIEPVLKLGGYAIHIPFHTVWQHEVVEEYDHDHLQRIRNFSEILQNFALQSRNRP comes from the coding sequence ATGCTAAATATCCGTCTTCTTGCTTTCGATGCCGACGATACCCTGTGGGATTGTCAGTCGTACTTTGAATCCGTAGAAAAGGAATACTGTAAAATCCTTGCGCCCTTCGCCTCTGAAGAGGAAGTTTCCAAGGCACTCTTTGCCGTGGAAACTGCCAATATGCCCTCATTGGGCTATGGCTGCAAGGCTTTCGTGCTCTCGCTCATCGAGAATGCAGTTGAAGTGAGCGGTGGAAAGATTTCCTCACACGATATTGCACGCATTCTCGACCTTGGGAAAACCCTCCTTGAACTCCCCGGCAGCCCACTTCCGGGTGTTGAGCGCACATTGGCTGAACTCAAAGCGGGCAATGCTTTCAAGATGGTGGTGTTCACTAAGGGCGAGCTTCTCGATCAGGAGAACAAGCTCGAACGCTCGGGACTAAAACGATATTTCGACGACGTAGTGATTGTTTCCGACAAAACGCCTGATGCCTATCAGCGTCTCTGCTCCCGTTTCGGTGTAGATATGCACGAGTTTATGATGGTTGGTAACTCCTTCCGTTCCGACATCGAACCCGTTTTGAAGCTCGGAGGCTATGCTATCCACATTCCTTTCCACACCGTCTGGCAGCACGAAGTTGTGGAGGAATACGACCACGACCACTTGCAGAGGATTCGGAACTTCTCCGAAATACTGCAAAACTTTGCACTCCAGAGCAGAAATAGGCCTTAG
- a CDS encoding cob(I)yrinic acid a,c-diamide adenosyltransferase, with protein MKNGQVHVYTGNGKGKTTAAFGLALRMRMAGKKVYIGQFVKSMKYNETRIVNFLDGMEIEQFGCGCMLDWLPDEEDKAEARKGLERCAVKLQSGDYGLVVLDEISIALRFGLLEADEVIEALESRNNNVEVVLTGRYAPDALIAYADLVTDMQEVKHYYTEKGLQAREGVER; from the coding sequence ATGAAAAACGGACAAGTTCACGTATATACGGGCAATGGAAAAGGGAAGACAACGGCGGCGTTCGGTCTTGCCCTGAGAATGCGAATGGCAGGGAAGAAAGTTTATATCGGGCAGTTCGTGAAATCGATGAAATATAACGAAACACGGATAGTGAATTTTCTCGACGGAATGGAGATAGAACAGTTTGGCTGTGGCTGTATGCTCGACTGGTTGCCCGACGAAGAGGATAAGGCCGAAGCACGGAAAGGCTTGGAACGGTGTGCTGTGAAATTACAATCGGGCGATTACGGCCTTGTGGTTCTCGACGAAATCAGCATTGCGTTGCGATTCGGATTGCTCGAAGCCGATGAGGTAATTGAAGCATTGGAGAGCCGAAACAACAATGTGGAAGTGGTTCTGACCGGCAGATATGCTCCGGATGCACTCATCGCGTATGCCGATTTGGTAACGGATATGCAGGAAGTGAAGCATTATTACACAGAGAAAGGACTTCAGGCCCGAGAAGGCGTGGAGCGTTGA